The following coding sequences lie in one Nerophis lumbriciformis linkage group LG02, RoL_Nlum_v2.1, whole genome shotgun sequence genomic window:
- the mtx2 gene encoding metaxin-2: MSLAADAFVSQMAAAEPWPESAALYQPLKEDQILLSECASSLAVQAYLRMCGLPVQVVCKSNAEYMSPSGKIPFIHVGNQVVSELGPIVQFTKAKGHSLSDGLDDIQRAEMKAYMELVNNMLLTAELYVQWCDDATAAEITRPRYSSPYSWPLSTILSYQKQWEVRRKMNAIGWGGKNLAQVYEDVSQCCQALSQRLGTQHFFFNKQPTELDALVFGHLFTILTTRLTSPELAERVRSYSNLLSFCRRIEHTYFEDRSS, encoded by the exons CTGCTGAGCCTTGGCCCGAGAGTGCCGCCTTGTACCAGCCTCTGAAGG AGGATCAGATTCTGCTGTCAGAGTGTGCCTCTTCTCTTGCTGTGCAG GCCTACCTGAGGATGTGCGGCCTGCCCGTGCAGGTGGTTTGCAAATCCAACGCCGAGTACATGTCGCCCTCTG GGAAGATTCCCTTCATCCACGTGGGAAACCAGGTGGTGTCCGAGCTGGGTCCGATAGTGCAGTTTACTAAAGCCAAG GGTCATTCTCTGAGCGACGGCTTAGATGACATTCAGAGGGCTGAAATGAAAGCGTACATGGAGTTGGTCAACAACATGCTGCTGACTgctgag CTGTACGTCCAGTGGTGCGACGACGCCACCGCTGCCGAG ATCACCCGGCCCAGGTACAGCAGCCCGTACTCGTGGCCCCTCAGCACCATCCTCTCCTACCAGAAGCAGTGGGAGGTCCGCAGGAAGATGAACGCCATCGGCTGGGGGGGGAAGAACCTGGCGCAG GTGTACGAGGACGTGAGCCAGTGTTGCCAAGCTCTCTCTCAGCGGCTCGGAACGCAACACTTCTTCTTCAATAAACA GCCGACGGAGCTGGACGCCCTGGTGTTCGGCCACCTCTTCACCATCCTGACCACCAGGCTGACCAGCCCGGAGCTGGCCGAGCGGGTCAGGAGTTACAGCAACCTGCTGTCCTTCTGCCGGCGCATcgagcacacctactttgaggaCAGGAGCTCCTGA